In one Umezawaea sp. Da 62-37 genomic region, the following are encoded:
- a CDS encoding S8/S53 family peptidase — protein sequence MDEELAASAQVTSLAELVGGWRAEVPGLLLHDPGGPAETLVRSGELLVFQDELPRAVDRLGRWIDHVEHLADLRAARLRLRPAERDRCVAIAADHDGCAPHHVHVGCPIMIGTSRPLPPGAEPAAPPRHERWDVTAAVLDTGLDPHPWFAGRPWFTEREPSPEVLDGRTGRDRQAGHGTFVAGVLLQHAPGVVIRHHRVLSSLGLTDDLTVAAGLRRARREAADHGERLDVVLLTAGCHTADDRCPPVLRDAISAFPDAVVVAAAGNGGTSRPFWPAALPEVLAVGADAPFANRGPWVDAVAPGVDVVSSHVRFDAGTREYGCARWSGTSFAAPRVAARVAHLVRRGLDARQARAEAAAEFGISPARSS from the coding sequence GTGGACGAAGAACTCGCGGCAAGTGCGCAGGTCACCTCCCTCGCGGAACTGGTCGGCGGCTGGCGGGCCGAGGTGCCGGGCCTGCTCCTGCACGACCCCGGCGGACCCGCCGAGACCTTGGTCCGTTCGGGCGAACTGCTCGTCTTCCAGGACGAACTGCCACGCGCGGTGGACCGGTTGGGGCGCTGGATCGATCACGTCGAGCACCTCGCCGACCTGCGCGCGGCCCGCCTTCGGCTGCGCCCGGCCGAGCGCGACCGGTGCGTTGCGATCGCCGCGGACCACGACGGGTGCGCGCCCCACCACGTCCACGTCGGCTGCCCGATCATGATCGGCACCTCCCGGCCGCTCCCGCCGGGGGCCGAGCCCGCCGCGCCGCCCCGCCACGAGCGCTGGGACGTGACCGCCGCCGTCCTGGACACCGGCCTCGACCCGCACCCGTGGTTCGCGGGCAGGCCGTGGTTCACCGAGCGGGAGCCCTCGCCCGAGGTCCTCGACGGCCGCACGGGCCGGGACCGCCAGGCGGGCCACGGCACGTTCGTCGCGGGTGTCCTGCTCCAGCACGCGCCGGGCGTCGTGATCCGCCACCACCGCGTGCTGTCCTCGCTGGGCCTGACCGACGACCTCACCGTCGCCGCGGGCCTCCGCCGCGCCCGCCGCGAGGCCGCCGACCACGGCGAGCGCCTCGACGTCGTGCTGCTCACCGCGGGCTGCCACACCGCCGACGACCGGTGCCCGCCGGTCCTGCGCGACGCGATCAGCGCCTTCCCCGACGCGGTCGTGGTGGCCGCCGCGGGCAACGGGGGCACGTCCCGTCCGTTCTGGCCCGCCGCGCTGCCGGAGGTGCTCGCCGTCGGCGCCGACGCCCCGTTCGCCAACCGCGGCCCGTGGGTCGACGCCGTCGCGCCCGGCGTGGACGTGGTCAGCAGCCACGTCCGGTTCGACGCCGGGACCAGGGAGTACGGGTGCGCGCGGTGGAGCGGTACGTCGTTCGCCGCTCCGCGGGTCGCCGCCCGCGTCGCCCACCTCGTGCGCCGGGGCCTCGACGCGCGGCAGGCGCGCGCCGAGGCGGCGGCGGAGTTCGGGATCAGCCCGGCCCGAAGCAGTTGA
- a CDS encoding CHAT domain-containing protein, protein MTAVVERLLARHAACLEQVELGRLPEAGRMAGRALAAARRAGAVEVAAKFHLTLAWVELDRGRPAGSTRHLDAALPGLTGNDLARAHCLRGLHLCQHAAPRAAITRLTAAIRDLRRYGDQRWLANALVGRGIARAYALRLAAADADFSTARTVLLAIGEPDRAAMCLHNRGFVAMVAGDLPTALRHYEHAAREGLAAVRRPEALIDRAEALFAAGLVREAREVLAPAIALLDRCDRGSRIPDAVLLAARCALADNDFPAARTTADRAARTFRAQRRNPWPSNAVSLRARWAMGERPRAGRAAAECDRAGKPEDAAELRLAAGLPVQRRGGTARLRALAWLDTARRAPDRRRAVAACRAGLALVDPRTWPGAELRSIALGHALARGDARAVLRWSRIDAPAAAPVTGPLAERLRLARGQGDHDLVVHLEREIRRLSLAAPRPVPRAPVAPDGALLSFTVHNGQLIAVSVVDGRFRLHRLDPVDHHVRALRLAVETGHEDAVRASAEALDALLPPTGDGPVTIAGSPPGLPWAALPSYRGRPVSLGATPPYPDPPRAGAWIAGPNLAHADREVGALHRLHGGTVLTGRSATVEAALRAMDGVDVAHLAAHGHLRGDQPLFSSLELADGPLHGHDLDRLARPPRVVVLSACDSGLAPAFLRRGTGAVIASTLAVPDDRAPALMAAFHTALRAGLGPAAALAQAQVRHGDRRFNCFGPG, encoded by the coding sequence GTGACGGCGGTGGTGGAACGGCTGCTCGCCCGGCACGCCGCGTGCCTGGAGCAGGTGGAACTCGGCAGGCTCCCGGAAGCCGGGCGGATGGCGGGCCGGGCACTGGCGGCGGCGCGGCGGGCGGGCGCGGTCGAGGTCGCGGCGAAGTTCCACCTGACCCTGGCCTGGGTCGAACTCGACCGCGGCCGACCGGCGGGCAGCACCCGGCACCTCGACGCCGCCCTGCCCGGCCTCACCGGCAACGACCTCGCCCGCGCGCACTGCCTGCGCGGACTGCACCTGTGCCAGCACGCCGCGCCGCGGGCCGCCATCACCCGGCTCACCGCGGCGATCAGGGACCTGCGCCGGTACGGCGACCAGCGCTGGCTGGCCAACGCCCTCGTCGGCCGCGGCATCGCCCGCGCGTACGCCCTCCGGCTGGCCGCGGCCGACGCCGACTTCAGCACGGCGCGAACGGTGCTGCTCGCCATCGGCGAACCGGACCGGGCCGCGATGTGCTTGCACAACAGGGGTTTCGTCGCGATGGTGGCGGGCGACCTGCCGACCGCCCTGCGCCACTACGAGCACGCGGCGAGGGAGGGCCTGGCCGCCGTCCGCCGACCGGAGGCGCTCATCGACCGGGCCGAGGCCCTGTTCGCCGCCGGGCTGGTCCGCGAGGCGCGGGAGGTGCTGGCGCCCGCCATCGCGCTGCTCGACCGGTGCGACCGGGGGTCGCGCATACCGGACGCCGTGCTGCTCGCCGCGCGCTGCGCCTTGGCGGACAACGACTTCCCGGCCGCGCGCACGACGGCCGACCGGGCCGCGAGGACCTTCCGCGCGCAGCGCCGCAACCCGTGGCCGTCGAACGCGGTGTCGCTGCGCGCCCGGTGGGCGATGGGCGAGCGGCCGCGGGCGGGCAGGGCCGCGGCCGAGTGCGACCGCGCGGGCAAACCCGAGGACGCGGCCGAACTGCGGTTGGCCGCTGGTCTGCCGGTGCAGCGCCGGGGCGGCACGGCGCGGCTGCGGGCGCTGGCCTGGCTGGACACCGCCCGGCGCGCACCGGACCGCCGACGCGCGGTCGCGGCCTGCCGGGCCGGTCTCGCGCTGGTCGACCCGCGCACCTGGCCCGGCGCCGAACTGCGGTCGATCGCGCTGGGGCACGCGCTGGCCCGCGGCGACGCACGGGCCGTGCTGCGCTGGTCCCGGATCGACGCGCCCGCCGCGGCACCGGTGACCGGCCCGCTCGCCGAGCGGCTCCGGCTGGCCAGGGGCCAGGGCGACCACGACCTGGTCGTCCACCTCGAGCGGGAGATCCGCAGGCTGTCGCTGGCCGCGCCCCGCCCCGTCCCGCGGGCGCCCGTCGCCCCGGACGGCGCCCTGCTCAGCTTCACCGTCCACAACGGACAGCTGATCGCCGTGTCCGTTGTGGACGGACGCTTCCGCCTGCACCGGCTCGACCCGGTCGACCACCACGTCCGCGCCCTCCGCCTCGCCGTCGAGACCGGCCACGAGGACGCCGTGCGGGCGTCGGCCGAGGCGCTCGACGCGCTCCTGCCGCCGACCGGGGACGGTCCGGTCACCATCGCGGGCTCACCGCCGGGCCTGCCGTGGGCGGCGCTGCCGTCCTACCGCGGCCGTCCGGTCTCACTGGGCGCCACGCCGCCCTACCCCGACCCGCCGCGCGCCGGCGCGTGGATCGCGGGCCCGAACCTGGCGCACGCGGACCGCGAGGTCGGCGCCCTGCACCGCCTGCACGGGGGAACGGTGCTGACCGGCCGGTCGGCCACGGTCGAGGCCGCGCTGCGGGCGATGGACGGCGTGGACGTCGCGCACCTCGCCGCGCACGGGCACCTGCGCGGCGACCAGCCGCTGTTCTCCTCGCTGGAGTTGGCCGACGGTCCACTGCACGGCCACGACCTCGACCGGCTGGCCCGGCCGCCGCGGGTCGTGGTGCTGTCCGCGTGCGACTCCGGGCTGGCCCCGGCGTTCCTGCGGCGCGGCACCGGGGCGGTGATCGCCAGCACGCTGGCCGTGCCCGACGACCGCGCGCCCGCGCTGATGGCGGCGTTCCACACGGCCCTGCGCGCGGGCCTCGGCCCTGCGGCGGCGCTCGCGCAGGCCCAGGTGCGGCACGGCGACCGGCGGTTCAACTGCTTCGGGCCGGGCTGA